The proteins below come from a single Etheostoma spectabile isolate EspeVRDwgs_2016 chromosome 4, UIUC_Espe_1.0, whole genome shotgun sequence genomic window:
- the ttll3 gene encoding tubulin monoglycylase TTLL3 isoform X2 produces the protein MQQLPVLQSTVAPVEGRLRRSVPSLPAIKPDRLKTAKTLVEKAVKLRKVFSVQGPYPVIRAALWARGWVERRLPHPVQRAPHCHGNEEDGDVGADATERVDESEKEENLDDMYDLMSRLVRNETTYFHWTTRRDYIDCRFLRNDQMTNHYANSGSFTTKVGLCVNLRNLQWFDTGDPDTFFPRCYILGAEDGKHAFIDDFKRTACTGLLQHVVKTSKRRDGAEELNNVEHHFVGPGMIDMALHMCQEFLSILDHGDIDVTVETPSSVEEQQWAEFLQDYYMVVHEGALIRGSSVFVERCQAMLIRLQEVCPQLDTDGLNNIWIIKPGAKSRGRGIICMNRLDEILALVDNDRALPKESKWVVQKYLERPLLVHGTKFDIRQWFLVTDWNPLTVWFYRECYLRFSTQPYSTKTLDSSVHLCNNSIQKHFQPSCERQPGVPDDNMWSCSQFRAFLQRQGHGAEWESVVIPGMQQAVVCALQTAQDLVEPRKASFELYGADFLLGRDLRPWLLEINASPTMACSTAVTARLCPAVQLDTLRVVLDRRTDPSAYTGGFQLIFKQAAVEVPQYVGVNLLVEGANIRRSRHPLHRQTVISNPPLTIQCPSDQLSSEEVEMTHNPSGSVAIWHGKSVWWYTLNLRRKRLVWV, from the exons ATGCAGCAACTACCAG TGTTACAATCCACAGTAGCTCCAGTGGAGGGGAGGTTACGTCGCAGTGTGCCAAGCCTGCCAGCAATCAAGCCAGACAGgctaaaaacagctaaaacGCTGGTGGAGAAAGCAGTGAAG CTGAGGAAAGTGTTTTCAGTGCAGGGACCCTACCCTGTGATTCGTGCTGCCTTATGGGCCAGAGGGTGGGTGGAACGTCGTTTACCCCATCCTGTCCAGAGAGCCCCTCATTGCCATGGTAATGAGGAGGATGGTGATGTTGGTGCTGATGCTACTG agagagtggatgAAAGTGAGAAAGAGGAGAACCTTGATGACATGTATGACCTTATG TCTCGCCTGGTTCGAAATGAAACAACATATTTCCATTGGACAACACGTCGGGATTACATAGACTGTCGCTTCTTACGGAATGACCAAATGACCAATCACTATGCAAATTCCGGGTCGTTTACTACCAAG GTTGGGCTCTGTGTGAACCTGCGTAACCTTCAGTGGTTTGATACAGGAGATCCTGACACCTTCTTCCCAAGATGCTACATACTTGGAGCAGAGGATGGAAAGCATGCATTCATAG ATGATTTCAAGAGGACAGCATGCACAGGCCTGCTACAGCATGTGGTCAAGACAAGCAagaggagagacggagcagAGG AGTTGAATAACGTGGAGCATCATTTTGTTGGTCCAGGAATGATCGACATGGCTTTGCACATGTGTCAAGAGTTTCTCAGTATTTTAGACCACGGTGACATTGATGTAACTGTAGAAACACCGTCCTCGGTGGAGGAACAGCAGTGGGCAGAGTTTTTGCAAGACTACTACATGGTTGTGCA tgAAGGTGCATTAATCAGGGGCAGCAGTGTGTTTGTGGAGCGCTGCCAGGCCATGTTGATCAGACTGCAGGAGGTTTGCCCTCAGCTGGATACAGATGGACTAAATAACATCTGGATCATCAAACCAGGTGCTAAGTCAAGAGGACGAg GTATTATTTGTATGAATCGCCTGGATGAGATTTTGGCACTTGTGGATAATGACCGAGCCCTGCCTAAGGAGAGTAAGTGGGTGGTTCAGAAATACCTGGAACGTCCTCTGTTGGTCCATGGCACCAAGTTTGACATCCGCCAGTGGTTCCTCGTCACCGACTGGAACCCTCTGACTGTCTGGTTCTACAGAGAGTGCTACCTGCGGTTCTCTACCCAGCCCTACTCGACAAAAACTCTGGACAG CTCAGTCCACCTGTGCAACAACTCCATCCAAAAACACTTTCAGCCATCCTGTGAGCGTCAACCAGGAGTGCCTGACGACAATATGTGGTCCTGCTCTCAGTTTAGGGCTTTTCTGCAGCGGCAGGGCCATGGGGCAGAGTGGGAGTCAGTGGTGATTCCGGGCATGCAGCAAGCGGTGGTTTGCGCCCTACAGACAGCCCAGGACCTGGTCGAGCCCCGCAAGGCAAGCTTTGAGCTCTATGGAGCCGACTTTCTATTGGGCAGAGATCTGAGGCCTTGGCTTCTGGAAATCAATGCCAGTCCGACTATGGCCTGCTCCACCGCTGTGACTGCTCGCCTCTGCCCTGCTGTGCAGCTGGACACGCTGAGGGTTGTGCTCGACCGACGGACTGATCCTAGTGCTTACACAGGAGGCTTCCAGCTGATCTTTAAACAG GCTGCAGTTGAAGTTCCTCAGTATGTGGGAGTAAACCTACTGGTGGAAGGAGCCAACATAAGGCGATCCAGACATCCACTTCATAGACAAACTGTTATTTCCAACCCACCTCTCACCATCCAGTGCCCTTCAGACCAGTTGTCGTCAGAAGAGGTTGAAATGACGCATAATCCATCAG GTTCTGTCGCAATCTGGCATGGGAAAAGCGTCTGGTGGTACACACTGAACCTCAGAAGAAAGCGCCTCGTTTGGGTTTAA
- the LOC116687462 gene encoding class E basic helix-loop-helix protein 40: protein MERIPSAQPPPLSKHQADLPDVQGMDFSMYVYKPRRGMKRGEESKDTYKLPHRLIEKKRRDRINECIAQLKDLLPEHLKLTTLGHLEKAVVLELTLKHVKALTSHLEQQQQKILALQNGMQIEQSSVNQEKSEELFCSGFHMCAKEMLQFLGNHETDGDFTPSHVINHLHKLAAEVLHSPVRPHTPLSPQPEEIPAYHQHQPHKEMPASLPPKPREGYGRNCVPVIQRAYAPLSSEQSGSDTDTDSGYGGELEKTDPGAPQGCPDYYGQESHLKRALGEKQSSNIKQEDDEPCYKRPRGESSEDELLSGGESSTSSSSSGYGNYMSISPNHPTPPHPLCMPFYLIPPSAAAYLPMLEKCWYPGSVPMIYSGLGVSATTMSNEMPSPPQLVLSPRGGSPAPAISQTPMDSPALLQALKQVPPLNLETKD from the exons atggagCGAATTCCAAGCGCGCAACCGCCTCCTCTGTCCAAACACCAGGCTGATCTGCCAGACGTGCAGGG GATGGATTTCTCGATGTATGTTTATAAACCCAGACGAGGAatgaagagaggagaggagagcaag GACACCTACAAACTGCCCCACAGACTTATTGAGAAGAAAAGGCGTGACCGGATAAACGAGTGCATCGCTCAGTTGAAAGATTTATTACCAGAGCACCTGAAACTCACT ACTCTGGGCCATCTGGAGAAGGCTGTGGTTTTAGAGCTTACGCTCAAGCACGTGAAAGCCCTCACCTCTCATCTGgagcaacagcagcagaagaTCCTCGCTCTACAGAATGGCATGCAAATTG AGCAGTCTTCTGTCAACCAGGAGAAGTCAGAGGAGCTGTTTTGCTCTGGTTTCCACATGTGTGCCAAAGAGATGCTTCAGTTTCTGGGCAATCACGAGACTGATGGAGACTTCACACCATCCCATGTGATCAATCACCTTCACAAGTTAGCTGCAGAGGTGCTGCACAGTCCAGTCCGACCCCACACTCCTCTCAGCCCTCAACCTGAGGAAATCCCTGCCTACCACCAGCACCAACCTCACAAGGAGATGCCTGCCAGCTTACCCCCGAAACCCAGGGAGGGCTATGGGAGGAACTGTGTGCCTGTCATCCAGCGGGCATACGCTCCACTAAGCAGTGAGCAGAGTGGTAGTGATACGGATACAGACAGCGGCTATGGTGGAGAGCTGGAGAAGACCGATCCTGGGGCGCCACAGGGGTGTCCAGATTACTACGGTCAGGAGAGCCATTTGAAGCGAGCGCTGGGTGAGAAGCAGAGCTCCAACATCAAGCAGGAGGATGACGAGCCATGCTACAAACGACCCCGGGGAGAGTCCTCTGAGGATGAGCTGCTCTCAGGTGGAGAATCATCAACATCATCGTCCTCTAGCGGTTATGGCAACTACATGAGCATATCCCCCAACCATCCAACTCCTCCACATCCCCTCTGCATGCCCTTCTACCTAATTCCACCTTCGGCTGCAGCCTACCTGCCAATGCTTGAGAAATGCTGGTACCCCGGGTCCGTACCCATGATTTACTCTGGCTTGGGAGTCTCTGCAACCACCATGTCCAACGAAATGCCATCTCCACCTCAGCTAGTGTTGTCTCCCAGGGGTGGCTCACCAGCCCCAGCCATATCTCAGACACCCATGGACTCCCCTGCCCTCCTTCAGGCACTAAAGCAGGTACCACCCCTCAACCTGGAAACCAAAGACTGA
- the ttll3 gene encoding tubulin monoglycylase TTLL3 isoform X1 has product MQQLPVLQSTVAPVEGRLRRSVPSLPAIKPDRLKTAKTLVEKAVKLRKVFSVQGPYPVIRAALWARGWVERRLPHPVQRAPHCHGNEEDGDVGADATERVDESEKEENLDDMYDLMSRLVRNETTYFHWTTRRDYIDCRFLRNDQMTNHYANSGSFTTKVGLCVNLRNLQWFDTGDPDTFFPRCYILGAEDGKHAFIDDFKRTACTGLLQHVVKTSKRRDGAEELNNVEHHFVGPGMIDMALHMCQEFLSILDHGDIDVTVETPSSVEEQQWAEFLQDYYMVVHEGALIRGSSVFVERCQAMLIRLQEVCPQLDTDGLNNIWIIKPGAKSRGRGIICMNRLDEILALVDNDRALPKESKWVVQKYLERPLLVHGTKFDIRQWFLVTDWNPLTVWFYRECYLRFSTQPYSTKTLDSSVHLCNNSIQKHFQPSCERQPGVPDDNMWSCSQFRAFLQRQGHGAEWESVVIPGMQQAVVCALQTAQDLVEPRKASFELYGADFLLGRDLRPWLLEINASPTMACSTAVTARLCPAVQLDTLRVVLDRRTDPSAYTGGFQLIFKQAAVEVPQYVGVNLLVEGANIRRSRHPLHRQTVISNPPLTIQCPSDQLSSEEVEMTHNPSGQKSCAVSAFCHSDKENRAVGEKKRQLTSTSPKRECHGRTGIQNTSCVRRFCRNLAWEKRLVVHTEPQKKAPRLGLSLGATGATLVPRSFSFSLCPPHSMSDCTSQANPGHGSRISRSFLSQTAFKPQHRTPTRVFPSLQGPLPNLEVFSLRPNIVAGSTACCNPNMSSHPSRHRRQVFLCSQRHSMSKFKGEFTGEHKY; this is encoded by the exons ATGCAGCAACTACCAG TGTTACAATCCACAGTAGCTCCAGTGGAGGGGAGGTTACGTCGCAGTGTGCCAAGCCTGCCAGCAATCAAGCCAGACAGgctaaaaacagctaaaacGCTGGTGGAGAAAGCAGTGAAG CTGAGGAAAGTGTTTTCAGTGCAGGGACCCTACCCTGTGATTCGTGCTGCCTTATGGGCCAGAGGGTGGGTGGAACGTCGTTTACCCCATCCTGTCCAGAGAGCCCCTCATTGCCATGGTAATGAGGAGGATGGTGATGTTGGTGCTGATGCTACTG agagagtggatgAAAGTGAGAAAGAGGAGAACCTTGATGACATGTATGACCTTATG TCTCGCCTGGTTCGAAATGAAACAACATATTTCCATTGGACAACACGTCGGGATTACATAGACTGTCGCTTCTTACGGAATGACCAAATGACCAATCACTATGCAAATTCCGGGTCGTTTACTACCAAG GTTGGGCTCTGTGTGAACCTGCGTAACCTTCAGTGGTTTGATACAGGAGATCCTGACACCTTCTTCCCAAGATGCTACATACTTGGAGCAGAGGATGGAAAGCATGCATTCATAG ATGATTTCAAGAGGACAGCATGCACAGGCCTGCTACAGCATGTGGTCAAGACAAGCAagaggagagacggagcagAGG AGTTGAATAACGTGGAGCATCATTTTGTTGGTCCAGGAATGATCGACATGGCTTTGCACATGTGTCAAGAGTTTCTCAGTATTTTAGACCACGGTGACATTGATGTAACTGTAGAAACACCGTCCTCGGTGGAGGAACAGCAGTGGGCAGAGTTTTTGCAAGACTACTACATGGTTGTGCA tgAAGGTGCATTAATCAGGGGCAGCAGTGTGTTTGTGGAGCGCTGCCAGGCCATGTTGATCAGACTGCAGGAGGTTTGCCCTCAGCTGGATACAGATGGACTAAATAACATCTGGATCATCAAACCAGGTGCTAAGTCAAGAGGACGAg GTATTATTTGTATGAATCGCCTGGATGAGATTTTGGCACTTGTGGATAATGACCGAGCCCTGCCTAAGGAGAGTAAGTGGGTGGTTCAGAAATACCTGGAACGTCCTCTGTTGGTCCATGGCACCAAGTTTGACATCCGCCAGTGGTTCCTCGTCACCGACTGGAACCCTCTGACTGTCTGGTTCTACAGAGAGTGCTACCTGCGGTTCTCTACCCAGCCCTACTCGACAAAAACTCTGGACAG CTCAGTCCACCTGTGCAACAACTCCATCCAAAAACACTTTCAGCCATCCTGTGAGCGTCAACCAGGAGTGCCTGACGACAATATGTGGTCCTGCTCTCAGTTTAGGGCTTTTCTGCAGCGGCAGGGCCATGGGGCAGAGTGGGAGTCAGTGGTGATTCCGGGCATGCAGCAAGCGGTGGTTTGCGCCCTACAGACAGCCCAGGACCTGGTCGAGCCCCGCAAGGCAAGCTTTGAGCTCTATGGAGCCGACTTTCTATTGGGCAGAGATCTGAGGCCTTGGCTTCTGGAAATCAATGCCAGTCCGACTATGGCCTGCTCCACCGCTGTGACTGCTCGCCTCTGCCCTGCTGTGCAGCTGGACACGCTGAGGGTTGTGCTCGACCGACGGACTGATCCTAGTGCTTACACAGGAGGCTTCCAGCTGATCTTTAAACAG GCTGCAGTTGAAGTTCCTCAGTATGTGGGAGTAAACCTACTGGTGGAAGGAGCCAACATAAGGCGATCCAGACATCCACTTCATAGACAAACTGTTATTTCCAACCCACCTCTCACCATCCAGTGCCCTTCAGACCAGTTGTCGTCAGAAGAGGTTGAAATGACGCATAATCCATCAGGTCAGAAATCCTGTGCAGTCTCTGCTTTTTGCCACTCAGACAAGGAAAACCGAGCTgttggagagaaaaagaggcagCTGACATCAACATCTCCTAAGAGGGAATGTCATGGGAGAACAGGAATTCAGAATACCTCCTGTGTTCGCAGGTTCTGTCGCAATCTGGCATGGGAAAAGCGTCTGGTGGTACACACTGAACCTCAGAAGAAAGCGCCTCGTTTGGGTTTAAGTCTCGGTGCGACCGGCGCAACTCTGGTCCCACGGAGCTTTTCCTTTTCCCTCTGCCCCCCTCATAGCATGTCAGATTGCACATCTCAGGCCAACCCAGGCCATGGATCACGTATCTCTAGATCCTTCCTTTCCCAGACAGCTTTTAAACCCCAACACAGGACACCTACAAGGGTCTTTCCTTCACTTCAGGGTCCCCTTCCTAACCTGGAGGTCTTTAGCTTGCGACCAAACATTGTGGCTGGAAGCACTGCCTGTTGTAATCCAAACATGTCCTCTCATCCCAGCCGCCACAGGCGTCAGGTATTCCTCTGCTCTCAAAGGCATAGCATGTCCaaatttaaaggagaattcacAGGGGAACATAAATACTAG